In a genomic window of Candidatus Tumulicola sp.:
- a CDS encoding DUF2269 family protein, whose translation MAWLITLHVASAVLWLGNFAITGVWALRAFTSRDRNLAAFAAREIVFTDAVFTLVFGSAVVVTGLLLAQALHLDVAATRWLREALIAVAVSGIVWIAVLVPIEIRLLISTRRGNPARNLFVAWNVVGWTVTAVLFAVIYLMIAKPV comes from the coding sequence ATGGCGTGGCTGATTACGCTGCACGTCGCATCGGCGGTGCTGTGGCTCGGAAACTTCGCGATTACCGGCGTCTGGGCGTTGCGCGCGTTTACGAGCCGCGATCGCAACCTCGCCGCATTTGCAGCGCGCGAAATTGTATTTACCGACGCGGTCTTCACGCTCGTCTTCGGTAGTGCGGTCGTCGTAACAGGATTGTTGCTCGCGCAGGCATTGCACCTCGACGTCGCGGCCACGCGTTGGCTGCGGGAGGCGCTGATCGCGGTGGCCGTTTCGGGCATCGTCTGGATCGCGGTGCTGGTTCCGATCGAAATCCGTCTCCTAATTTCGACGCGCCGCGGTAATCCGGCGCGCAATCTGTTCGTCGCGTGGAACGTCGTCGGCTGGACGGTAACGGCCGTGCTATTTGCGGTCATTTACTTGATGATCGCCAAGCCGGTATAG
- the nusG gene encoding transcription termination/antitermination protein NusG, whose amino-acid sequence MSPRAKDDRNWFVVHTYSGYENKVKANLERRIHSMNMQDKIFRVLVPMEDEVEFKDGKRKITPKKVFPGYVLVEMTMDDQSWYVVRNTQGVTGFVGSPGPGEKPVPLPDKEVKTILKQMGIEAPKLKIDFKKGDRVKVTSGPFFDFTGVVDEITPEKERLRALISIFGRETPVELEFFQVEKV is encoded by the coding sequence ATTTCGCCGCGTGCCAAGGACGACCGCAACTGGTTCGTCGTGCACACGTACTCGGGGTACGAGAACAAGGTCAAAGCCAATCTCGAGCGCCGCATTCACTCGATGAACATGCAAGACAAGATCTTTCGCGTGCTCGTCCCGATGGAAGACGAAGTCGAGTTTAAAGACGGCAAGCGCAAGATCACCCCGAAGAAAGTCTTTCCGGGTTACGTCCTCGTCGAAATGACGATGGACGACCAGTCGTGGTACGTGGTGCGCAACACGCAAGGCGTTACCGGCTTCGTCGGCAGCCCCGGACCGGGCGAAAAGCCCGTGCCGCTGCCGGATAAAGAAGTCAAGACGATTCTCAAGCAGATGGGTATCGAGGCGCCCAAACTCAAGATCGACTTCAAGAAAGGCGATCGCGTCAAGGTCACATCGGGACCGTTCTTCGACTTCACCGGCGTCGTCGACGAGATCACGCCCGAGAAAGAACGCCTGCGCGCGCTCATCTCGATCTTCGGCCGCGAAACACCGGTCGAGCTGGAGTTCTTCCAAGTCGAGAAAGTCTAG
- the rplL gene encoding 50S ribosomal protein L7/L12, whose product MALAELIDQIDKLTVLELADLVKQLEEKYGVSAAAPAAAAPAAAAAAPAAEQTEFDVILAEAGPEKIKVIKAVRELTSLGLTEAKAFVESAPKAVKEGIAKDEAETIKKKLEEAGAKVQIK is encoded by the coding sequence ATGGCATTAGCCGAACTGATCGATCAAATCGATAAACTGACCGTCCTCGAACTCGCCGACCTCGTCAAGCAGCTCGAAGAGAAGTACGGCGTATCCGCCGCTGCCCCGGCTGCCGCCGCTCCGGCCGCAGCCGCCGCTGCACCGGCCGCCGAACAGACCGAGTTCGACGTGATCCTCGCCGAAGCCGGACCGGAAAAAATCAAAGTGATTAAGGCCGTTCGCGAACTGACCAGCCTCGGACTTACCGAAGCCAAGGCGTTCGTCGAAAGTGCGCCCAAGGCAGTCAAGGAAGGCATCGCCAAAGACGAAGCCGAGACGATCAAGAAGAAACTCGAAGAGGCCGGCGCGAAAGTCCAGATCAAGTAG
- a CDS encoding glycosyltransferase family 2 protein, producing the protein MKVVTITAWVGAIVAIAGLAVECVNLRFFPLLRAARGRDRSIVACLAVRDEEQTVTACIDGLLAQPEIEAVAVCDDRSRDATQIVLERLADANPRVWLARLAPGADGSKSAALSAAAQRANRCDIPFLLFTDADVTFEAGAAGALLVRARECDADAVSAWPRVRARTVADSLLAPLVPELLLQALPMWRWRDPRCTAATGQALLVDRRAYVECGGHAGIGTIVEDVALARRLGMRGYRVALASGAHVLAVDGYESMRAGWDGLGRSLFGSGAGVCATYAAWHALLTIAPLFARRARLPAAVALTAIVAARALQTARMRESPLSVALAPVSHAVATIGAIRALVLGRRGALRWRGRPVT; encoded by the coding sequence ATGAAGGTGGTTACGATAACGGCGTGGGTGGGCGCGATCGTCGCGATCGCCGGTTTGGCAGTGGAATGCGTGAACCTGCGCTTTTTCCCACTCTTGCGTGCGGCGCGCGGTCGCGACCGTTCGATCGTGGCGTGCCTCGCCGTTCGCGATGAGGAGCAAACCGTTACAGCGTGCATCGATGGATTGTTGGCGCAGCCCGAAATCGAAGCCGTCGCGGTCTGCGACGACCGGTCGCGAGACGCAACGCAGATCGTTTTAGAACGTCTCGCGGACGCGAATCCGCGCGTGTGGCTCGCGCGTCTGGCGCCGGGGGCGGACGGATCGAAGAGCGCGGCGCTCTCTGCTGCCGCGCAGCGCGCGAACCGCTGCGATATTCCGTTCTTATTGTTCACGGACGCCGACGTAACGTTCGAAGCGGGCGCGGCAGGAGCGCTGCTGGTACGCGCCCGCGAATGTGATGCGGATGCGGTTTCAGCGTGGCCACGAGTGCGAGCGCGCACCGTCGCCGATTCGCTCCTCGCGCCGTTAGTGCCGGAGTTGCTGTTACAGGCGCTTCCGATGTGGCGTTGGCGCGATCCGCGCTGCACCGCAGCCACAGGACAAGCGCTGCTGGTCGACCGGCGTGCGTACGTTGAGTGCGGCGGACACGCCGGGATCGGCACGATCGTCGAGGACGTCGCGCTGGCGCGGCGGTTAGGGATGCGCGGCTATCGCGTTGCCCTGGCTTCGGGCGCCCACGTTCTTGCGGTCGACGGGTACGAGTCGATGCGCGCCGGCTGGGACGGCCTCGGGCGCTCACTCTTCGGTTCCGGTGCCGGCGTTTGCGCGACCTACGCAGCATGGCACGCTCTGCTTACGATTGCGCCGCTTTTCGCCCGCCGCGCCCGGCTTCCGGCGGCCGTCGCATTGACCGCAATCGTCGCCGCCCGCGCGCTGCAGACCGCGCGCATGCGTGAGTCGCCGCTGTCGGTCGCGCTCGCGCCGGTATCGCATGCGGTGGCCACCATCGGGGCGATTCGAGCGCTGGTGCTCGGCCGGCGCGGTGCCTTGCGCTGGCGGGGTCGGCCGGTCACGTGA
- the crtI gene encoding phytoene desaturase family protein, whose product MKSVAVVGAGLAGLSAALELTRRGAKVTVLEALSTAGGRAQRLQYGAYRFDAGPTLLVMTDVLRATLGEAGFKRLGMRRLEPGYRVFWPDGERFDLSSDLAELLAQIARFEGPLHNAPALRYLARVHDLYVRSRANILDVDHTTGSFVRTLLAPGRFSPWAVGGLRSFAQRYFRSSHVVDALTFQPLYLGTSPRRAPALYAMLAVEEAVGGVWYCEGGTAAVVDALVEACTAAGVSFEFDSVVSEVRTAGRSAQAVVLKNRTVEADGVVVTADRETAITSLFGTSRTKRVKYGHSAMLWYVAVRRAVALPHHSVFLPSDPWRSYAELDAGEIPKEPLVYACNPAVDDTGVAPPGCSALTLLAPVPNALALPEFDEAALFDAVLPAIERQVGALRDDIEFVRTRGPREFAGELRLAHGAAFGPDHTLDQMGAFRPSIRHPRFDNVVFAGSGTHPGSGVPMVLLSGRMAARRLMGDAA is encoded by the coding sequence GTGAAATCCGTGGCGGTCGTCGGTGCCGGTCTGGCCGGTTTGTCTGCCGCGCTCGAACTCACGCGGCGCGGAGCCAAGGTAACCGTCCTCGAGGCGCTGTCGACGGCCGGCGGCCGCGCGCAACGTTTGCAGTATGGGGCGTATCGGTTCGACGCCGGTCCCACGCTCCTGGTTATGACCGACGTGCTGCGCGCGACCTTGGGAGAAGCCGGTTTCAAACGGCTTGGTATGCGCCGTTTAGAACCCGGTTATCGCGTGTTTTGGCCGGATGGCGAGCGGTTCGATCTGTCGTCGGATCTGGCGGAACTCTTAGCGCAGATCGCACGCTTCGAAGGTCCGTTGCACAACGCGCCGGCGCTTCGTTACCTCGCGCGGGTGCACGATTTGTACGTTCGTTCGCGTGCCAATATTCTCGACGTCGATCACACGACCGGTTCGTTCGTCCGCACGCTCCTCGCACCGGGGCGATTTTCGCCGTGGGCGGTCGGAGGGCTTCGTTCGTTCGCGCAGCGATATTTTAGGTCGTCGCACGTCGTGGATGCGTTGACTTTCCAACCGCTCTATCTCGGTACGTCGCCACGTCGGGCACCGGCACTTTACGCGATGCTTGCAGTCGAAGAAGCCGTCGGCGGTGTTTGGTATTGCGAAGGCGGCACGGCAGCCGTGGTCGACGCCTTGGTTGAAGCGTGCACCGCCGCAGGCGTGAGTTTCGAGTTCGACTCCGTGGTCAGCGAAGTGCGCACGGCCGGGCGTAGCGCGCAGGCCGTCGTCTTAAAGAACCGCACGGTCGAGGCCGACGGCGTCGTGGTGACGGCCGATCGTGAAACGGCGATAACATCGTTGTTCGGCACGTCGCGGACGAAACGGGTGAAGTACGGTCATTCCGCGATGTTGTGGTACGTGGCCGTGCGCCGTGCGGTCGCGTTACCTCATCACAGCGTGTTTCTACCGTCCGATCCATGGCGTTCGTATGCGGAGCTGGATGCCGGCGAAATACCCAAAGAGCCGCTCGTCTATGCGTGTAATCCGGCGGTCGACGATACCGGCGTGGCACCCCCGGGTTGCAGTGCGCTAACGTTGCTCGCGCCGGTTCCCAACGCGCTGGCGCTTCCGGAGTTCGATGAAGCCGCGCTCTTTGACGCGGTACTGCCGGCGATCGAACGGCAAGTGGGTGCGCTTAGGGACGATATCGAGTTCGTTCGAACCCGCGGCCCGCGTGAGTTTGCCGGCGAGTTGCGACTGGCGCACGGAGCCGCGTTCGGCCCGGATCACACGCTCGACCAAATGGGGGCGTTTCGCCCGTCGATTCGGCATCCGCGGTTCGATAACGTCGTGTTTGCCGGCAGCGGAACGCATCCGGGATCCGGCGTGCCGATGGTCTTGCTTTCGGGCCGAATGGCCGCTCGCCGGCTGATGGGCGACGCCGCATGA
- a CDS encoding MerR family transcriptional regulator: MNYSIAAVSRLTHLSPDVIRVWERRYQMVAPARDATGARTYSEQDVARLALAGAATRLGHPIRTLARLQDDEIRALIGGPNERQEGAGRTVERLVDAARAGDAARAVQILRAAASLVPARELVLEIFAPALRRIGEEWACGRAEVWQEHLLSDLVRSAIGSSGTSGTARPILFVTPPFEPHGFGTALAAMLAGARGIRTIDLGTRVPASEAVAAATATRARAVVAGISGALPRPALARAYCEELAAGLPDAVEVWMGGPLGTRVATELQNPRVTPVESLEAFDRLIVARYQARRRVSEKSAALVRP; this comes from the coding sequence GTGAACTACTCGATCGCAGCTGTCAGCCGCCTGACGCATCTCTCGCCCGACGTGATCCGGGTGTGGGAGCGCCGATACCAGATGGTCGCTCCCGCTCGCGACGCAACCGGTGCTCGAACCTACTCCGAGCAAGACGTTGCACGGCTTGCGCTGGCCGGTGCCGCGACGCGGCTCGGCCATCCGATCCGAACCCTCGCCCGGCTACAGGACGACGAAATCCGCGCCCTCATCGGCGGCCCGAACGAGCGTCAGGAAGGCGCCGGGCGTACCGTCGAGCGGTTGGTCGATGCGGCGCGCGCGGGCGACGCTGCCCGAGCGGTGCAAATTTTGAGGGCGGCAGCGAGTCTCGTGCCGGCCCGCGAGCTCGTTCTTGAGATTTTTGCCCCAGCGCTTCGGCGCATCGGGGAAGAGTGGGCGTGCGGACGGGCCGAGGTGTGGCAAGAACATTTGCTGTCCGATCTCGTCCGGAGCGCGATCGGCTCTTCCGGCACGAGCGGAACCGCCCGGCCGATTCTGTTCGTGACCCCGCCATTCGAACCGCACGGCTTCGGCACCGCGTTGGCCGCAATGCTGGCCGGCGCGCGAGGTATCCGGACGATCGATCTCGGGACCCGCGTTCCGGCCTCCGAGGCGGTTGCGGCCGCGACCGCCACGCGGGCACGCGCGGTCGTGGCAGGCATATCGGGGGCGCTGCCGCGGCCGGCCCTGGCTCGAGCCTATTGCGAGGAGCTTGCGGCGGGGTTGCCGGACGCCGTCGAGGTGTGGATGGGCGGACCTCTCGGGACGCGTGTGGCCACCGAACTGCAAAATCCGCGCGTGACCCCGGTCGAGTCGCTCGAGGCGTTCGACCGGCTGATCGTGGCTCGCTACCAGGCGCGCCGTAGGGTCTCTGAGAAGTCAGCCGCCCTCGTGCGCCCGTAG
- the secE gene encoding preprotein translocase subunit SecE encodes MNDQRKAASRIAGQDFVRGVITEMRRVTWPTREEWISATVLTIALVVGVGLFTFALDQLFGALFTWIHPTIG; translated from the coding sequence GTGAACGATCAAAGAAAAGCAGCCTCACGCATCGCGGGTCAAGACTTCGTACGTGGCGTCATCACCGAGATGCGCCGCGTCACGTGGCCGACTCGCGAAGAGTGGATCTCTGCTACCGTGCTGACGATCGCGCTGGTCGTCGGCGTCGGCTTGTTCACGTTCGCCTTGGACCAACTCTTCGGCGCCCTATTTACCTGGATTCACCCCACGATCGGATAG
- a CDS encoding phytoene/squalene synthase family protein, with product MSRERSAAYCRSVMRHHARSFYFATRLLPPAKRDAIEALYAFFRCVDDAADEGHASNATRRARIQTFRTAVESLHGGPDACEEPWFDALARAYMRYAIDRRPLLELIDGCESDLGTVDIATMNDLETYARAVAGTVGRSVVPILGATGADALALGERLGVAMQLTNVLRDVDDDERQGRNYLPLREFPGAGGTEAMRAVAAHARRQYAAGRALVRRVPNDGSRAALLMAATFYEGILARIERRGFDRAGRAFVGGAAKWGLAAKCVVSAYTGLAIIK from the coding sequence ATGAGCCGCGAGAGAAGCGCCGCCTACTGTCGTAGCGTCATGCGGCATCACGCCCGCAGCTTTTATTTTGCCACGAGGTTGCTGCCGCCCGCAAAACGCGACGCGATTGAAGCGCTATACGCCTTTTTCCGTTGCGTCGACGACGCTGCCGACGAAGGACATGCCTCCAACGCAACGCGGCGAGCGCGAATACAGACTTTTCGTACGGCGGTGGAATCGTTGCATGGCGGTCCGGATGCGTGCGAGGAGCCGTGGTTTGACGCGTTAGCGCGCGCATATATGCGCTACGCAATCGATCGACGGCCGTTGCTCGAACTGATCGATGGATGCGAAAGCGACCTCGGAACGGTCGACATCGCGACCATGAACGATCTCGAAACGTACGCACGCGCGGTGGCCGGAACCGTCGGGCGAAGCGTGGTTCCGATCCTCGGAGCAACCGGGGCCGATGCATTGGCGCTGGGCGAGCGATTGGGCGTCGCCATGCAACTCACCAACGTGCTGCGCGACGTCGACGACGACGAGCGACAGGGGAGAAACTATCTGCCGCTTCGCGAGTTCCCGGGCGCCGGCGGTACCGAAGCGATGCGTGCGGTCGCGGCCCACGCGCGACGGCAGTACGCCGCCGGGCGTGCGTTGGTTCGCCGCGTTCCAAACGACGGATCGCGGGCCGCGCTGCTGATGGCGGCGACGTTTTACGAGGGTATTCTCGCGCGAATCGAGCGGCGCGGGTTCGACCGAGCGGGACGGGCGTTCGTGGGTGGTGCCGCCAAGTGGGGCTTGGCTGCGAAGTGCGTCGTTAGCGCCTATACCGGCTTGGCGATCATCAAGTAA
- the rplJ gene encoding 50S ribosomal protein L10: protein MPTARKETSVQELRERLAGSPNLFLTDYQGLTVEDITRLRGELRKDGNSYAVVKNTLFRIAGADVAKELDAYLSGPTGIVFAGSDPVAPAKALRTFSEATKKLSVKAAWIDGRIASAAEVDILSKLPPRVELLARLVGSIASPIRGLLTVLSGNQSGLVRALNAIREQKAAASNA, encoded by the coding sequence ATGCCAACCGCACGTAAAGAAACTTCAGTACAAGAGCTGCGCGAGCGCCTCGCCGGCTCTCCGAATTTGTTCTTGACGGATTATCAAGGCCTCACGGTCGAGGATATCACGAGACTGCGCGGCGAGCTGCGCAAGGACGGCAACTCGTACGCCGTCGTCAAGAACACGCTGTTCCGCATCGCGGGCGCCGACGTTGCAAAAGAACTCGACGCGTACCTCTCTGGCCCAACCGGTATCGTATTTGCCGGATCCGATCCGGTTGCGCCCGCCAAAGCGCTGCGCACCTTTTCCGAAGCCACGAAAAAGCTCTCGGTTAAGGCTGCGTGGATCGACGGACGGATCGCTAGTGCGGCCGAGGTCGACATACTGTCCAAACTTCCGCCTCGCGTCGAGCTACTGGCTCGCCTCGTCGGCTCCATCGCCTCGCCGATCCGCGGTCTCTTGACCGTCCTCAGCGGCAATCAAAGCGGCCTCGTCCGCGCGCTCAATGCAATCCGCGAGCAAAAAGCCGCGGCATCCAACGCTTAA
- a CDS encoding carbonic anhydrase, which translates to MSTSCRNLRREQFLGLTGAGLGLAAISVASPAKGAGGPPPSAADTPQEALALLRAGNKRFYEGTGHTESLTARRVELTEGQAPFAAILGCSDSRVPGDTVFDVVPGHIFSVRIAGNYLTEGGLGSLEYGVAVLKTPLILVLGHSACGAVDATIKYVRDGAAVPGQIMSIVRAIEPAAKESRQEPGDWLHNATARNVRDNMAAIKQRSSIIADAVQAKQVAIAGGVYDLHSGKVTFF; encoded by the coding sequence ATGTCGACCTCATGTCGCAACCTTCGCCGCGAACAATTTTTAGGGCTCACCGGAGCCGGTTTAGGATTGGCCGCAATCAGCGTGGCTAGCCCGGCGAAAGGCGCGGGCGGGCCGCCGCCGTCGGCTGCCGATACACCGCAAGAAGCGCTAGCACTACTGCGCGCCGGCAACAAACGGTTTTACGAGGGAACGGGCCACACGGAATCGCTCACCGCGCGGCGCGTCGAGTTAACCGAAGGGCAAGCCCCGTTCGCTGCAATTCTCGGCTGCTCCGATTCGCGCGTGCCGGGCGACACGGTTTTCGACGTCGTCCCTGGCCATATTTTTAGCGTCCGGATCGCCGGCAACTATCTTACGGAAGGGGGGCTCGGTTCGCTCGAGTATGGCGTGGCGGTGTTGAAAACGCCCCTAATTCTCGTGCTTGGGCACTCGGCATGCGGCGCGGTCGACGCAACGATCAAGTACGTCCGTGACGGAGCTGCCGTGCCGGGTCAAATCATGAGTATCGTGCGTGCGATAGAACCCGCGGCCAAAGAATCGCGCCAAGAACCGGGGGATTGGCTGCATAATGCGACCGCGCGCAACGTGCGCGATAACATGGCGGCGATCAAGCAGCGTTCGTCGATAATTGCAGACGCCGTCCAAGCAAAGCAGGTCGCTATTGCGGGCGGCGTCTACGACTTGCATTCGGGAAAGGTGACGTTCTTCTAA
- the rplA gene encoding 50S ribosomal protein L1 — MPQHHGKRFKKLTTEFDQKEAFTASDAVALVKKNANAKFNETVEAHIRLGVDPKKSDQNVRGTVLLPHGTGKVVNVIAFAKGDSAKAAQEAGADIVGDQDLIDRVKGGFTEFDIAVATPDMMAQVGRELGRILAQKMPNPKAGTVTANIGAAIRDIKAGKVEFRLDKSGIIHTIVGKANFDEANLLENVSTLLDAIVRAKPAAAKGTYLRSVTLTSTMGPGVRVDPNRIKATA; from the coding sequence ATGCCGCAACATCACGGAAAACGCTTCAAGAAGCTGACGACCGAGTTCGACCAAAAGGAAGCGTTCACCGCATCCGACGCCGTCGCACTGGTGAAGAAGAACGCCAACGCCAAGTTCAACGAAACCGTCGAGGCGCACATTCGCTTAGGCGTCGACCCGAAGAAGAGCGATCAGAACGTGCGCGGCACGGTCTTGCTGCCGCACGGGACGGGCAAGGTTGTCAACGTGATCGCGTTTGCCAAAGGCGATAGCGCCAAGGCGGCGCAAGAGGCCGGCGCGGACATCGTCGGCGATCAGGATTTAATCGATCGCGTTAAGGGCGGCTTTACCGAGTTCGATATCGCCGTTGCGACGCCGGATATGATGGCGCAAGTAGGGCGCGAGCTCGGCCGTATTCTCGCGCAGAAAATGCCGAACCCAAAAGCCGGTACGGTGACCGCCAACATCGGCGCCGCCATCCGCGACATCAAGGCTGGTAAGGTCGAGTTCCGGTTGGATAAGAGCGGCATCATTCACACGATCGTCGGCAAGGCCAACTTCGACGAAGCGAACTTGCTCGAAAACGTATCGACGCTGCTCGATGCGATCGTGCGCGCCAAGCCGGCGGCTGCCAAAGGAACCTATTTGCGCAGCGTGACGCTGACCAGCACGATGGGACCGGGCGTTCGCGTCGATCCCAACCGCATCAAAGCGACCGCTTAA
- a CDS encoding M48 family metalloprotease: MTRALPRSLRGALCVAVFALAGSLPAAADSQQNQQQDQMEMQIGQQEWTQLSQRGEVVQSSEYYPELQQVAQRVAAVADPQYFTPFHFVLVNENSPNAMAAPGGNVYVTTSLMRFAQNQDELAAVLCHEVSHDIHHDVVNEQQKDQRLQSLSNFANIFAPFGILGAAATGAVGLGAGAQSKSYSRQAESNADHMGAYTCAQAGFNPYGMVWLFQRMESMPKQPSGGMSSMEMFSDHPTDGHRVADLENLFKSDPATFGHFDPNESTAEMSHATGGRITPVQGYAHAPSRPQIGQSAAPNAQYPQQYNAPPPQQNGQPQQYGAPPQQYGGPPQQPQQYGAPPQQYGAPPQQYGAPVPTQPPATPSPGTSGGAGGDANLPATSSRYFRAIMI, translated from the coding sequence ATGACGCGGGCACTACCACGTAGCTTGCGCGGCGCATTGTGCGTCGCTGTTTTCGCTTTAGCCGGCAGCCTTCCGGCGGCCGCCGATTCGCAGCAGAACCAGCAGCAAGATCAGATGGAAATGCAGATCGGGCAGCAAGAATGGACGCAGTTGTCGCAACGCGGCGAGGTCGTTCAATCGTCGGAGTATTATCCGGAGCTGCAGCAGGTCGCACAGCGCGTCGCCGCCGTCGCGGATCCGCAGTACTTTACGCCCTTTCATTTCGTTCTCGTTAACGAGAACTCGCCGAACGCAATGGCGGCGCCGGGCGGAAACGTCTACGTAACTACTTCGTTGATGCGTTTCGCGCAGAACCAAGACGAACTCGCCGCGGTCCTATGCCACGAGGTGTCACACGATATCCACCACGATGTCGTGAACGAACAGCAGAAAGATCAGCGGTTGCAGTCGCTGTCGAATTTCGCAAACATCTTCGCGCCCTTCGGCATCCTGGGAGCGGCGGCAACGGGTGCCGTCGGTTTAGGTGCCGGCGCTCAATCCAAGAGTTACTCCCGCCAAGCCGAATCGAACGCCGACCATATGGGCGCCTACACGTGTGCGCAGGCCGGCTTCAACCCATACGGCATGGTGTGGTTGTTCCAACGCATGGAATCGATGCCGAAGCAACCTTCGGGCGGGATGTCGAGCATGGAAATGTTTTCCGACCATCCTACCGACGGCCACCGTGTCGCCGATCTAGAAAACCTATTTAAGAGCGACCCCGCGACGTTCGGCCACTTCGATCCAAACGAATCGACAGCCGAAATGTCGCACGCGACCGGCGGCCGAATTACGCCGGTGCAGGGTTACGCCCACGCGCCGAGTCGACCGCAAATCGGACAATCGGCAGCGCCAAACGCGCAATACCCGCAGCAATATAACGCCCCGCCGCCGCAACAAAATGGACAGCCGCAACAGTACGGCGCTCCGCCGCAACAATACGGCGGTCCGCCGCAACAACCGCAGCAGTACGGCGCGCCGCCGCAACAGTACGGCGCTCCGCCGCAGCAGTACGGCGCGCCGGTACCGACTCAGCCTCCGGCGACGCCCTCGCCGGGAACTTCCGGTGGCGCCGGCGGCGATGCCAACTTGCCGGCGACTTCTTCTCGATATTTTCGCGCAATCATGATATAA
- a CDS encoding lysophospholipid acyltransferase family protein, which produces MIEARPLRGFDITFGRYLQWLLRRSFRGVWVREDVAVPDGGFVAVANHASWWDGFLPYAVQRAIAPAVPFFVMMTEEQLRRYWFFRYGGAFSIDADSPRDCVRSIDVAARSASGGGGVWIYPQGCLENGDPRRFHPGYLHAARAAGKPVVACAVRLAFVEAQRPDAFVEFAPPIDACDRNAGSTVLATVRASLQRIDADLAAGRALHGRRSLYPASGGPDVVSARLAAIAGNRFVR; this is translated from the coding sequence ATGATCGAGGCGCGCCCGTTGCGCGGATTCGATATCACATTCGGTCGCTATTTGCAATGGTTATTGCGTCGTTCGTTCCGCGGCGTCTGGGTACGCGAGGACGTCGCCGTTCCCGACGGGGGATTCGTCGCAGTCGCCAATCACGCGTCGTGGTGGGACGGCTTTCTTCCGTACGCAGTGCAACGCGCGATCGCACCCGCCGTTCCGTTCTTCGTGATGATGACCGAAGAACAGTTGCGCAGATATTGGTTCTTTCGATACGGCGGAGCGTTTTCGATCGATGCCGACTCTCCGCGCGACTGCGTTCGCTCGATCGATGTTGCGGCTCGCAGTGCGTCGGGCGGCGGTGGCGTCTGGATTTATCCGCAAGGGTGCTTGGAAAACGGCGACCCAAGGCGATTCCATCCAGGTTATCTGCACGCCGCGCGTGCGGCCGGCAAGCCGGTCGTAGCGTGCGCGGTGCGTTTAGCATTCGTCGAAGCGCAACGTCCCGATGCGTTCGTCGAATTCGCGCCGCCGATCGACGCGTGCGACAGGAATGCCGGATCGACGGTACTAGCGACTGTCCGTGCATCCTTGCAGCGGATCGATGCCGACCTCGCTGCCGGACGCGCGTTGCACGGCCGCCGGTCGCTGTATCCGGCATCGGGTGGTCCCGACGTCGTTAGCGCGCGCTTGGCGGCAATCGCCGGTAACCGCTTCGTCCGATGA
- the rpmG gene encoding 50S ribosomal protein L33: MAKKETRVMIVMACTECKRRNYNTQKNKSKTTDRLERNKYCRWCRCHRAHRETK; encoded by the coding sequence ATGGCGAAAAAAGAAACACGCGTAATGATCGTAATGGCATGCACCGAGTGCAAGCGCCGAAATTACAACACGCAGAAAAACAAGTCCAAGACGACCGACCGGCTCGAGCGCAACAAGTATTGCCGCTGGTGCCGGTGCCACCGCGCGCACCGCGAGACGAAGTAG
- the rplK gene encoding 50S ribosomal protein L11 produces MAKRVVGKIGLQIPAGKATPAPPIGPALGPYSLNIMDFCKQYNERTASQAGMIIPVEITVFEDRTFTFVTKTPPASFLIKQALKIESGSKEPNRNKVGKLTQKQLEDIANVKMPDINANDIDAAKNIIAGTARSMGVEVEA; encoded by the coding sequence GTGGCAAAACGAGTCGTAGGCAAAATCGGCCTGCAGATTCCCGCCGGCAAAGCGACGCCGGCTCCCCCGATCGGTCCCGCCCTGGGACCGTACTCGCTCAACATCATGGACTTCTGCAAGCAGTACAACGAACGTACCGCATCGCAGGCAGGCATGATCATTCCCGTCGAGATCACGGTGTTCGAAGACCGGACGTTTACGTTCGTTACCAAGACGCCGCCGGCGTCGTTCTTGATCAAGCAGGCGCTGAAGATCGAATCGGGCAGCAAAGAGCCGAACCGCAACAAGGTCGGTAAGCTGACGCAAAAGCAACTCGAAGACATCGCAAACGTAAAGATGCCCGACATCAACGCCAACGATATCGACGCCGCCAAGAACATCATCGCCGGAACGGCCCGTTCGATGGGCGTGGAGGTCGAAGCCTAA